The following coding sequences are from one Lolium rigidum isolate FL_2022 chromosome 6, APGP_CSIRO_Lrig_0.1, whole genome shotgun sequence window:
- the LOC124658967 gene encoding defensin Ec-AMP-D1-like produces MDLSMKVFVVIFLVLLTTEEGLVPTALARQCRSQSHKYKGPCVSDSNCGNVCFTEGFTGGKCDGFRHRCFCTRDC; encoded by the exons ATGGATCTGTCTATGAAGGTTTTTGTGGTCATCTTCCTTGTTCTTCTGACGACAG AGGAGGGATTAGTTCCGACAGCTTTGGCAAGGCAGTGCCGGTCACAGAGCCACAAGTATAAGGGGCCGTGCGTGAGCGACTCTAACTGCGGAAATGTTTGCTTCACCGAGGGTTTCACTGGTGGCAAGTGTGATGGTTTTCGGCACCGCTGTTTCTGCACCAGGGACTGCTAA